Within Salvia splendens isolate huo1 chromosome 21, SspV2, whole genome shotgun sequence, the genomic segment CTTGCCTACAGGAAATCGAGTGTCGACTTGAAAATACGAGAATTTGGAATTATTCTCTGCGTGTCTGAAATACTCCTTGTCGGGGCAGTTCACCTCCCTGCACAAGTCCTCCAGATCGGAACTAGTTTGGTTGTCGATCTCGTGCCAACCATAAAATAGTTCACTCTCGGTATAGCGTGAAGCACTTGGTAGGGTGTTTGGAGATGCATTGCTGTTGCCATAATTAACATACGCAACTTTCGCAGGACGGTACTCTGAATTGCTGCGACTGAAGATATCCGAGGCCTCAGCATCCGAGTATGACAATTTACAACTGATTTGGTCTTGGTGGTATACATCCGGTGACCGTTGCACTCGTAAGTGAGGGTAGTTCCCCACTCCTGACTGCTGAAAAACACCGAATAAACCATCAACTCGAAAAGATAAGCATGATAAGGTATCTTGATGCATTTACCTGTGTGATTGAGCTTCCAGTGTCTCCAACCATTTTCGACAGATCTTTAACTTGCGACTCGAAAATATCTCGTTGCAGAATCAGATCTCTGACCTCCTTCTCCAGctgtagtttttattttttcttatataaTGTACTATAAAATTGTCAAGATATATGAATTCTGTCACAAGATCTCTTTTTACCTTTTCAATCTGAGCATCTTTCTCTCTGAGTAATGTTGAGAAATTTTGAGGCGAGACGCTGGAAGGGTTACCTCTAATCTCATCCTCTAGCCTTGCTAGCTCCTTCTGCAGATGCTTCACCAATGCTTTGTCGGAGACGACTACATTGACAAGTGCATTGGTAGGTACCTCCTTTGCACAGCTCGCAAAGTGAAGAGTGTTCCTTGATTGCTCAATGTGGCTACGAGCAGGGCTCATCGTGCATATGATGGCAGTTCTAGCGTTTCCTCCCAGCGATGTTTGCAAGATTCGAGTTAGCTTGGAGTTTTTATAAGGTATGGTTTCTTCTCCTCCCTTGCTGTATAGTTTGCAAACAACAGAATTCAAGTATTTTAGCAgattttgtttttcaaaatgtttatgttttgacATATTAACTACCTCAGGCTGGTAATAACAGCTCCCAGAGTCTGCAAGCTTTGATCAATGTGTCTGCCTTTTTTGAACCTCGTTCCAGTAGGCGATGATTGAGACGCTCGTTGTGTTCCAAACAGATCAACGAAGTTCTgcatcacattaaaatttttgaaacgTGGAAGCGATATATCATGATGTCTTACTACTGCTTTCATTGTCGAATATTGCATACCACGGTGGCTGCAAGAGAGCTGGAGCCGTCCCACTCTAAATTGCTGCGTGGAGAGCTTTCAATCGTCTGCAGAAACAGTCATCGTTAATCGTTATTAGTATTTTTCAGATGAGGCTATGCAGAAACTCAGAGAAATTTGTAATACCAGTCTAATAATCTGGTGAGATCGGAGGCTCAGTTTATTAGGCGACACGTCTCCATTGTGTCTTAGAGCTGCAGCAACCGTAGACAGAAAGAAACACTCAGAATTAGGAGGCCAACGACTGGACCAATGAAATTCAGCCCTTTTCTAACTAAATCATTCATTGCAAAGACAAATGCACAATGTCCTTACCTTGGCAGATAAACATCAGCTCAGTGAGATGATCTCGGTCCCTCAAGATTTCCTCGGTGAGATTCTCTACCACGGTTCCTCTCTACAGAAAACCGTGTATATTATACGACTGAATATGCATTTGGTAGTGTTTGAGAATATAGGTCTTGAGGGCTCACCTCTGGATCATCTACGAGTTTTAGAGTGGCGTTATCTGTACTAAGCAGGTCGCGGACACATTCGTTATATATCTCCATAGCAGTGAACTTCACAACGAACTCTCTTTCCGGATGCTGAAAACATCACTTATCAGATAAGCAAACCAAACATTAGTCTCTCAATCTGAAATATTAGCATAAAAAAGAGCACCTTTTCTATATAATCATATATATCTGCAACAGCACACTCAGTGATCCCAGTCATCGTAAACGTCTTCCCACTGCTCCTCTCACCATACGCGAGAATAGTCGCTAGAGAGACACTCATCAGTATCAAACACAGATTCAACCAAAACAGAAAAAGAGAAAACACAATACTCACAATTCACTCCGTGGACAACTGACATAGCAGCATCCTTGGCTCCTTGCTCGTACACTGTTTTCGTGGAGCTATCACTCCCAAACACGCGATCTACAAAGATATCACAGATAAAAAACCAATGCATTAGTACTATCATGATCATTTGCTAATATCAAAGGCGGGTTTCGATTTTGTTACCAAATGTGTAGGATGTGGGATAGGTGGATGTGGCTGAAGCGATATGGCCGACAttcttgtaaacaagagtatCACTACTGACGCATTCCCAATCTGAAACATCGTTGTTCGAGATTTCCTTGTCGTTCAACGGCCTCAATCTCACACACACCAAAATCCTCTCCCCATTCCCTTTGACCAACTCCCCTCCACTCTCCATTTTCTCTCTTCCCCTTGAACTCCTGATCACAATTATCTACATTACTCATTTGCCAACAAGAACGAAAAACTACGTATATCTTGGAACAACCAATCAAGATTACACGTGGAAATATGCTAATTTGTGATCATGGCAGTTTATGAGAAATTGCAATCCTTTTTGGTGAATTTCTATATTTTATGGATGATTGATTAATGGATTAATGTGAAATGTGATGAATCAAGGGGTTTAGAAACAAATTGAAACAACATTGAATTTACCTGAAACTTGGGAAAGTCTGTCTGATCAAGAGATCGTTTCCATATAATGTTGGATTGTGATTGGTATTAGGAAACTGGTTGA encodes:
- the LOC121784904 gene encoding kinesin-like protein KIN-7G isoform X2 — encoded protein: MESGGELVKGNGERILVCVRLRPLNDKEISNNDVSDWECVSSDTLVYKNVGHIASATSTYPTSYTFDRVFGSDSSTKTVYEQGAKDAAMSVVHGVNSTILAYGERSSGKTFTMTGITECAVADIYDYIEKHPEREFVVKFTAMEIYNECVRDLLSTDNATLKLVDDPERGTVVENLTEEILRDRDHLTELMFICQALRHNGDVSPNKLSLRSHQIIRLTIESSPRSNLEWDGSSSLAATVNFVDLFGTQRASQSSPTGTRFKKGRHIDQSLQTLGAVITSLSKGGEETIPYKNSKLTRILQTSLGGNARTAIICTMSPARSHIEQSRNTLHFASCAKEVPTNALVNVVVSDKALVKHLQKELARLEDEIRGNPSSVSPQNFSTLLREKDAQIEKLEKEVRDLILQRDIFESQVKDLSKMVGDTGSSITQSGVGNYPHLRVQRSPDVYHQDQISCKLSYSDAEASDIFSRSNSEYRPAKVAYVNYGNSNASPNTLPSASRYTESELFYGWHEIDNQTSSDLEDLCREVNCPDKEYFRHAENNSKFSYFQVDTRFPVGKVHVPPRIRPSKESTSATPAKESDDHSSTETPESTVSSLRKNSLSRDQARIGFLNRSMQLVRSLSCNSSHISGSPSPWFKITDYTPEKECQSCKRKLCELNSGSSSERSQPRPKGSPGTESATPARGTSSGDECAPDTKEKGNDLPTTEEENTKKTEKMKDVKDPFKLEDKFRGLTSWPVEFKRLQREIIELWHACNVALVHRTYFFMLFQGDPTDAIYLEVEIRRMKLLKDKFIQGEKVFVDGQRLSLSSSAKALRRERRMLSDQMMKKMTEKEREKLFTEWGIALDTKMRRLQLANLAWSKAGDINHINKSANLVAKLVGFLDPGQTPSKEVFGMNLTPKYSTGICTYKRSLGSLL
- the LOC121784904 gene encoding kinesin-like protein KIN-7E isoform X1, whose protein sequence is MESGGELVKGNGERILVCVRLRPLNDKEISNNDVSDWECVSSDTLVYKNVGHIASATSTYPTSYTFDRVFGSDSSTKTVYEQGAKDAAMSVVHGVNSTILAYGERSSGKTFTMTGITECAVADIYDYIEKHPEREFVVKFTAMEIYNECVRDLLSTDNATLKLVDDPERGTVVENLTEEILRDRDHLTELMFICQALRHNGDVSPNKLSLRSHQIIRLTIESSPRSNLEWDGSSSLAATVNFVDLFGTQRASQSSPTGTRFKKGRHIDQSLQTLGAVITSLSKGGEETIPYKNSKLTRILQTSLGGNARTAIICTMSPARSHIEQSRNTLHFASCAKEVPTNALVNVVVSDKALVKHLQKELARLEDEIRGNPSSVSPQNFSTLLREKDAQIEKLEKEVRDLILQRDIFESQVKDLSKMVGDTGSSITQQSGVGNYPHLRVQRSPDVYHQDQISCKLSYSDAEASDIFSRSNSEYRPAKVAYVNYGNSNASPNTLPSASRYTESELFYGWHEIDNQTSSDLEDLCREVNCPDKEYFRHAENNSKFSYFQVDTRFPVGKVHVPPRIRPSKESTSATPAKESDDHSSTETPESTVSSLRKNSLSRDQARIGFLNRSMQLVRSLSCNSSHISGSPSPWFKITDYTPEKECQSCKRKLCELNSGSSSERSQPRPKGSPGTESATPARGTSSGDECAPDTKEKGNDLPTTEEENTKKTEKMKDVKDPFKLEDKFRGLTSWPVEFKRLQREIIELWHACNVALVHRTYFFMLFQGDPTDAIYLEVEIRRMKLLKDKFIQGEKVFVDGQRLSLSSSAKALRRERRMLSDQMMKKMTEKEREKLFTEWGIALDTKMRRLQLANLAWSKAGDINHINKSANLVAKLVGFLDPGQTPSKEVFGMNLTPKYSTGICTYKRSLGSLL